AGCGCCAGGGTGGCGGAGTAGCCGGCCAGCACGATCACGTGGAACAGGTAGAGCCAGAGCAGCACCGCCACCCCGCCACCGATCGCGTCGAACCCGCCGAAGGGCACCCCCAGGTCCAGCGGCAGCGAGGCGAAGAGCACGAAGCCGTGCAGGAAGCCGGAGAGGTTCGCCGCCGTGAACGAGCCCACCGCCAGCGTCGACAGCCAGTCCGGCGAGGCCGGCCCGACCACCCGGAACACCCACATCAGCACCGGGGTGAGCACCAGCCACACCCCCAGGAACGACAGCACCACGCCGAGCGCGCCGATCCAGCCGCCCTGGCGCACCAGCCGGGTGGTGGTGGGCAACGCGATCAGGATCGACAGCAGCAGGGCCGGGGCCGGCGCGAGCAGCGGGAGCAGCAGCAGTCGGCCCCGCCAGCCCACCAGCGACTCGTCCGGGTTGGGCGGGGTGGCCACCGACACGAACGCCCGGCGCAGCCCCTCGCCGTAGAGGGACGCCGGCAGCAACGACGCCAACGCCAGCAGCGGGGTCAACTCCACCCCGGCCGCGACCAGCGCGTCCACCGCCCGTGGCGCGCCGATCGCGTCCGGCAGCGTCTGCACCGCGTACGACGTCAGTCGGCGCACCCGGTCGCCGCCGGCCAGCAGCGCGGTCAGCCAGATCGCCAGCAGCGCGACGGGCACCACGGCGATCGCCCCGTAGAACGTGATCGCGGCGGCGTGCAGCGAGAGGTCCCGGCCGCGTACCGGCCGGAACGCGGCGCTGGTGATCCGCTTCGTCCGCTGCCATGCGTCACCCATCGCGACCTTCTTCCCCGTGCGACGGCCGGGCACGCATTACGATCGCCGGCCATGACGGTGCTCACCACCGAGCGGCTGATCCTGCGGGACTGGACCGACTCCCCGGCGGACCTGGACCGGATCTTCGCCATCTACTCCTCCGACGAGGTGACCCGCCTGCTGTTCGCGCCCGGCCTGCCGCTGACCGAACCCGGACAGGCCCGCGAACGGCTCGGCATCTGGCGGGACCGGCACGCCCACCAGGCCGGCCGGTACGGCACCTGGGCGATCGAGGTACGCGACAGCGGGCTCGTCGCCGGCACCCTGCTCCTCAAGCCGCTGCCCGGCCGGGACGGGGTGACCGCCACCGCCGACATCGAGGTCGGCTGGCACCTGCACCCCGACTCGTGGGGTCACGGGTACGCCACCGAGGCCGCCCGCGCCGTGCTGGCCCGCGAGTTCGCCGCCGGCGCCCCCGAGGTGTACGCGGTGGTCTCGCCCGGCAACCAGGCGTCGATGGCGGTGGCCCGGCGGCTCGGCATGACCCACGTCGGGCAGCGCACCGACTGGTACGGCGGCGAGGTGCTGGAGACCTTCGTCCGCCGCGCGGACGACTGACCCGCCGCCGTTGCCGTTGCCGTTGCCGTTGCCGAGGAGAGTTGGTCATGTCGCCGCACGCCGTCGAGGTCCTCGTCGAGGGCCGGGACGTCCACTTCCGGGTCGCGCACGGCACCCTCACCCTCCGGCCGACCATGGCCGGTCACCAGCTGAGCGACGCGCTGGTCGACGAAGGGCACCGCCGGCAGGGCCGGGGCGGCGCGCTCGTGGCGGCCGCCTGCCGGTGGGCCGACGACAACCGCGCGGTCCTGCTGTGCACCACACCTACCGGACCGACGCAGCGGCTGCTGCGCCGACACGGGTTCTTCGAGGACCGGGGCATCTGGTGGCGGTATCCCGCACCACCGGACCCGGCCTCCTCACCCGAGCTGCCGCCGCCGTTCTGAGCCCACGGGGAGACGACGATGAGCCACGACCCGGACCCGTGGCACCCGCCGAGCCGGCCGGACCCGGCGGCCGGGACGCTCGGCGGGCACGGACAGCGGGTCGACAGCCCGCCCATCCGCGACGACCAGTTCACGATCACCCTCCGCGTCACCGCCGACCGGCAGGTGTGGCAGGTACGCGTCGCGGACGGCCACCGGGTGCAGTGCCTGGCGGTGGAGCACCACGACACCGAGGCGGTGCTGGTGGAGCGGATCCTCGACGCCGTACGGCACGGCAAGCTGGAGCTGGCCGGCATCCGGCACCTGGTCGCCGCCGACGACCCGTGGGCGGACCCCGTCCCGTCCGCCGTCGACAGCATCCGGGCCTTCGTCACCCCCGTCATCGCCACCGCAGAGTGAGCCCTCCCCACGAGGCCGTGCGCACGGGAGAGTCGCCGTCGGTGGAACAGCACGGCTGGCTCCGGACCCGGGTGACGCCCATGGTGTTCCACCGACGAACGGTGGTCGGTGGGGGAGGTGGGCGGCTGGCGCGTCCGGGGCGTTCGCCGCTGACGATGTACCCGCCTGGGGGGCGGGTCCGCGCTCGGCGTCGACGCACAGGCGGTGCGACGTGCTCCTGGGCGGGGCTGCGCGACTAGGCTGGTCGGCAGCGCGATGTTCCGCTGAGGGGGTGAGCCCGGATGGCCCAGGCCGCTTTCGCGCCCGAGCCGGCGCAGCCGACCGAACCGTCGTTCGACGTGCTGCGCTGGCACGACGAGCCGTGGACCGCCCAGCTCGCCCTCGACCTGTTGCCGGAGACCAACGGTCCCAAGGTCGAGGTCCTGAGCGGAAGCGTGATCGTGACACCACATGCCGGAATCGACCACCAGTCGGTCGAGCGTGAACTGCCCTATCTCCTGCACCGAGCGGCGCGCCGAGCGGGTCTCTGGGTGTATCCGGAGATCAACCTGATCTCCGGCAAGGACCTCTTCATTCCGGACATCGCCGTGCTGCGGGTCTCCGGCGGTGGACGAGCGGCGATCGACATCCGGCAGGCGGTTCTGCTGGGCGAGATCGTCTCGCCCGGCAACCGGCGCAAGGACGTGATCGACCGTCCGCGTGAGTACGCCGCCGCCGGCGTCCCGTTCTTCCTCCGGGTGGACCTGCGCAACCGCGTGCCCACCATCGCCCTCTACGAGCTGACCGACGGCGAGCACCGGCCCGTGTCGGCGGCCGCCGCCGGGAGCACGTTCGTCATGCGGGAGCCGTTCGAGTTCTCGATCGATCCGGCCGACCTGCTCGACGAGGAAGCGCCGCCGGAGGACCCGGACACCGAGGGCTGAGGCTCCCAGCGGGCCCACAGCGACGGCGGGGCAGAATGGCCCGGTGACAACTCGCCGCGACCTCGTCCTGCTCGGCTCCACCGGCTCGATCGGCACCCAGGCCATCGACATCGTGCAGCGCAACCCGGACCGGTTCCGGGTGGTGGCGCTCGGCGCCGGTGGCGGCAACGTCGCGCTGCTCGCCGCGCAGGCCCTGGAGCTGGGCGTCGAGGTGGTCGGGGTGGCGAAGGCGACCGCCGCGCAGGACCTCCAGCTCGCCTTCTACGCCGAGGCGAGCCGGCGCGGCTGGGCCACCGGGGACTTCAAGCTGCCGAAGATCGTCGCCGGTCCGGACGCGATGACCGAGCTGGCGCAGTGGCCCTGTGACGTCGTCCTCAACGGGGTGGTGGGATCGCTCGGGCTCGCGCCGACGCTGGCCGCGCTGCGCGCCGGTCGTACCCTCGCCCTGGCGAACAAGGAGTCGCTGGTGGCCGGCGGCCCGCTGGTGAAGGCCGCGGTGACGCGGCCGGGGCAGATCGTGCCGGTCGACTCGGAGCACTCGGCGCTGGCGCAGTGCCTGCGCGGCGGCACCCGCGGCGAGGTGCGCCGGCTGGTGGTCACCGCCAGCGGCGGGCCGTTCCGGGGCCGGCGGCGCGACGAGTTGACCCGGGTCACGCCGGAGCAGGCGCTGGCCCACCCCACCTGGAACATGGGCCCGGTGGTCACGATCAACTCGGCCACCATGGTCAACAAGGCGTTGGAGGTGATCGAGGCGCACGAACTCTTCGACATCCCCTACGCCGACATCACGGTGATGGTGCACCCGCAGTCGGTGATCCACTCGATGGTCGAGTTCACCGACGGCTCCACCCTCGCCCAGGCCAGTCCGCCGGACATGCGGCTGCCGATCGCGCTCGGCCTCGGCTGGCCCGACCGGGTGCCGGACGCCGCGTCGGCCGTCGACTGGACCACGGCGCACACCTGGGAGTTCGCGCCGCTGGACGACGAGGCGTTCCCGGCGGTGGCGCTGGCCAAGGCCGCCGGCGAGACCGGCCGCTGCCGTCCGGCGATCTACAACGCCGCCAACGAGGAGTGCGTCGCGGCGTTCGTCGCCGGCCGGCTGCCCTTCCTCGGCATCGTCGACACCCTCCGACGGGTGCTGGACGAGGCACCCGATTTCGACGAACCAGGTACCGTCGAGGACGTGCTCGCGGCCGAGTCGTGGGCCCGCGCACACGCGCAGGAGATCATCTCGGGATCGGGGAAGGAAGCCTGATGCTGTATCTGCTCGGGGTGGTGGTGATCGCCCTGGCAATCCTCATCTCGGTGAGCCTGCACGAGGCCGGTCACATGCTGACCGCCAAGGCGTTCGGGATGAAGGTCACCCGGTACTTCGTCGGCTTCGGCCCGACCATCTTCTCGTTCCGGCGCGGCGAGACCGAGTACGGCCTGAAGGCCATCCCGCTCGGCGGCTTCTGCAAGATCGTCGGCATGACGCCGCAGGACGACGACGTCGAGCCGGGCGACGAGCACCGCGCCATGTGGCGCTACCCGGTCTGGAAGCGGACGATCGTGATGTCCGCCGGCTCGGTCGTGCACTTCGCACTGGCCGCGATCGCGATCTGGCTCGCCGCGATGTTCATGGGCATGCCGAACAAGGACATTCCGAACCCGCTGCCGGCGCACGTCAAGGTCGTCGACTGCATCCTGCCCGACGGCGCGCAGCGCGAGTGCGCCCCGGGTGACCCGGCAAGCCCCGCCAAGCAGGCCGGCCTGCGCGACGACGACAAGATCCTCGCGGTGAACGGTGTCCCGGTCGCGGACTACGCCGCGCTGACCAAGACGGCCCGGGAGCTGCCCCCGGGACAGCCGGCCACCATCCGGTACGAGCGCGACGGCGTGACCGGCGAACTGCAGGTCACCCCGGCCGCCGTGCAGCGCAAGCCGCTGGACGACCCGGACGGGCCCGCGAAGACCGTCTCCGTGGTCGGTGTGGTCGGCCCGTCGCTGCCGCCGGGCGTCCCGGCCAACGTCACGTACGGCCCGGTCGAGGCGATCCCGGCCACCGCCGGCTACACCAAGGACCTGGCCGTCGGCACGTACGAGGCGATGAAGCGGATCCCGGAGAAGGTGCCCGCCCTCTGGGAGGCGATCACCGGTGGCGAGCGGGACAAGGACACCCCGATCAGCGTGGTCGGCGCCAGCCGGCTCGGCGGCGAGGCGTTGGAGAACGGCGTCTGGCAGATGCTGGTCCTGCTGTTCATCTCGCTGAACTTCTTCGTCGGGGTGTTCAACCTGCTGCCGCTGCTGCCCCTGGACGGCGGTCACATCGCGATCGCCTGGTTCGAACGGGCCCGCTCCTGGCTGTACGGTCTGATCGGCCGCCGGGACCCGGGCCGGGTCGACTACATGAAGCTCATGCCCGTCACGTACGTGGTGATCCTGGTCGGTGGCGCCTTCACGCTGCTCACCGCCACCGCGGACATCATCAACCCGATCACGCTCTTCTCAAGGTGAGTGCCTGAAGTGACCGCTGTCAGTCTCGGTATGCCCGCCGTGCCGCCCCCGCCGCTCGCCCCGCGCCGGGCCAGCCGCCAGATCATGGTCGGCTCGGTGCCGGTCGGTGGGGGTGCGCCGGTCTCGGTGCAGTCGATGACCACCACCCTCACCTCCGACGTCAACGCCACCCTCCAGCAGATCGCCGAGCTGACCGCGTCCGGCTGCCAGATCGTCCGGGTCGCCGTGCCGAGCCAGGACGACGTGGAGGCGCTGCCGGCGATCGCGAAGAAGTCGCAGATCCCGGTGATCGCCGACATCCACTTCCAGCCGAAGTACGTCTTCGCCGCGATCGACGCGGGCTGCGCCGCGGTACGCGTCAACCCGGGCAACATCCGGCAGTTCGACGACAAGGTCAAGGAGATCGCCAAGGCGGCCGGTGACGCGGGCGTGCCGATCCGGATCGGCGTCAACGCCGGTTCGCTGGACAAGCGCCTGCTCGCCAAGTACGGCAAGGCCACCGCCGAGGCGCTGGTCGAGTCGGCGCTCTGGGAGTGCTCGCTCTTCGAGGAGCACGGCTTCCGCGACATCAAGATCTCCGTCAAGCACAACGACCCGGTGGTCATGATCCGGGCGTACCGGCAGCTCGCCGAGCAGTGCGACTACCCGCTGCACCTGGGCGTGACCGAGGCCGGTCCGGCGTTCCAGGGCACCATCAAGTCGGCGGTCGCCTTCGGCGCGCTGCTGGCCGAGGGGATCGGCGACACGATCCGGGTCTCGCTGTCGGCCCCGCCGGTGGAGGAGATCAAGGTCGGCAACCAGATCCTGGAGTCGCTGGGCCTGCGGGAGCGGGGTCTGGAGATCGTCTCCTGCCCGTCCTGCGGCCGGGCCCAGGTGGACGTCTACAAGCTCGCCGAGGAGGTCACCGCCGGCCTGGAGGGGCTGCCGGTGCCGCTGCGGGTGGCCGTGATGGGCTGCGTGGTGAACGGTCCGGGCGAGGCCCGCGAGGCCGACCTCGGGGTGGCGTCCGGCAACGGCAAGGGCCAGATCTTCGTCAAGGGCCAGGTCATCAAGACCGTGCCCGAGGCGCAGATCGTGGAGACGCTGATCGAGGAGGCGCTCCGCCTCGCCGACGAGATGGGCGCCGAGATCCCCGAGGAGTTGCGCGACCTCGTCCCCGGCGCCACCGTCACCGTCCACTGACCCACCCACCCACCCGCCCCCACCCACCCCGCGCCCCGGGGCGCGCGGCGGCTCGGAGCGCGCACTTTCAGAGAAAGAGTGGCTATTCCGCAAGGAATAGCCACTCTTTCTCTGTTTTTGCGGGCGTGGGGGGAGTGGTGTGGGCTGGGGCGGGGCAGCAAACCGTACGTACGTCTTGTTAGGGTGTGGGGGTGTTACTGCTTCCTGAACCGGGGCCGGCCCGGACGCTCGCCCTGTCCACCCTGGTCAACACCGTCGGGCGGGGCACCTGGCTGACCGTCAGCGCGCTCTTCCTGACCCGCTCGGTCGGGCTGACGGTGGCCCAGGTCGGCCTCGGCCTCACCGTCACCGCGCTGGTCGCCCTGGTGGCCAGCACACCGATGGGCTACCTCGCCGACCGGCACGGCCCGCGCGGCATGCAGATCGGCGCGCTGTTCGCCTCTGCCGCGTGCACCGCCGCCCTGGTGGCCGTCCGGTCGTTCGCCACCTTCCTGGTGGTCGGGGTGCTGATGGCGGTCGCCGACGCCGCCACCCGGGGCGCCCGGGGCGCGCTCATCGCCGGGGCCGTCCCCGCCGACCAACGGGTACGCACCCGGGCGTACCTGCGGGCGGTCACCAACGTGGGGATCTCCGTCGGCGCCGTGGTCGCCGGGGTCGGGCTCGCGGCCGACACCCGGGCCGGGTACGTCGCGCTGATCCTGCTCGACTGCGCCACGTACCTGCTCGCGGCGGCGATCCTGTTCCGGCTGACGCCGCTGCCGCCGGTGCCGGCTCCCACCCACGGGCCGCGGCTGGTCGCGCTGCGGGACCGCCCGTTCCTCGCCTTCACCGTCCTCGACGGGCTGATGTCGATGCACTTCGGGCTGCTCAACATCGCCCTGCCGCTCTGGATCGCCGAGCACACCACCGCGCCACGCTGGATCGTCTCGGCCTGCATGCTGGTCAACACGGTGATCGTGGTGCTCTTCCAGGTCCGCGCCTCGCGTGGCACCGAGGAACTGGCCGGGGCCGGACGGGCCGCCCGGCGGGCCGGTGTGGTGATCGCGGTCGCCTGCGCGCTCTTCGCCGCCAGCGGGGACGTGTCCACTCCGGCGGCGGTGGCGCTGCTGCTGGCCGGGTCGCTGGTGCACGTCCTGGGCGAGCTGTGGCACGCCGCGGCCGGGTGGGGGATCTCGTTCGGTCTCGCCCCGGCTCACGCGCAGGGCCAGTACCAAGGGGCGTACGGAATGGGCATGCAGCTCGGCGGGATGATCGCGCCGGTGGTGGTCACCAGCCTCGCGGTCGGCTGGGGGGTGCCGGGCTGGCTCCTGCTGGGCGGACTGTTCCTGCTGCTGGGAGCACTGGTGCCCCCGGTCGTCCGGTGGGCCGCCCGGAGCCGCCCGGTCGACGCCGCGCCGGAGCCCGCCGCCGTCTGACCCGGTCGGCCCGCGCGCCCCCGCTCCCATCTGGCAGGCTGGTAACCGTGCTGACGGTGCCGGTACGCCAACTGGGGGAGTCGGAGCGCCGGGCGGTCGAGCGGCTGCTCGACCTCGATCCGATCGCGGGCGCGCAGGTCGCCGAGCGGGTCGCCGCCCGGGGCCTGGCGTGGTGGCGTGCCGAGGGGCGGGTGCTCGGCTACGGGCCCCGGCGCAGTCTGGAGTCGATCTGTTGGCTGGGCGGCAACCTCACCCCGGTGCTCGCCTCCGAGCCGGCCGTCGCCGCCTTCGCCGAGCAGCTCGCCACCGAGGAGCGGATCTGCTCCTCGATCGTCGGGCGGGCCGACGCGGTGCTCGGTCTCTGGGACCGGCTCTCCGCGTACTGGGGGCCGGCCCGGGACGTCCGTCCGAACCAGCCGCTGCTGGCCACCGACACGCTGCCCCAGGTGCCGGCCGACCCCGAGGTGCGCCGGGTGCGCGCCGGTGAGGTCGACCGGCTCTTCCCGGCGGCCGTCGCCATGTACACCGAGGAGGTCGGCGTCTCGCCGCTGGCCGAGGACGGCGGGCGGGCCTACCGCCGTCGGGTCACCGACCTGGTCCGCTCCGGCCGGGCGTACGCCCGGGTGGTGGACGGCGCGGTGGTCTTCAAGGCCGAGCTGGCGGTGGTGACCCGGCGCACCGCCCAGGTCCAGGGGGTCTGGGTGGCCCCCGAATGGCGAGGGCGGGGGATCGCCACGGCGGCGATGGCCGCGGTGGTGCGCGACGCCCTGCTCCGGGTCGCCCCGACCGTGAGCCTCTACGTCAACGACTTCAACCTGCCCGCCCGCCGGGTCTACGAGCGCTGCGGCTTCCGCCCGGTCGGCACCCTGGCCACCGTGCTCTTCTGACCCCGGGTCCCGTCCCGACGAGCCGTGCGCCAGCGCCGGCGCTGAACGCGGCAGGACGTGGCCCGTCTGCCCGCGTGGCTCCTCTGCCCGCGCGGCCCGTCTGCCCGCATGGCTCCTCTGCCCGCGCGGCCCGTCTACCCGCGTGGCCCGTCTGCCCGCGCGGCACGTCTGCCCGCGTGGCCCGTCTGCCCGCGTGGCCCGTCTGCTCGGCGCGGCCGGAGCAGCGGGGGTGGGGCGCGCGGCGCGAGGTGCGTGCGCGGCCCGACGCGCCTGCTCGCCATGGGCGACTCGGCTGCCTGCACGGCATGGCTGGCCTGCCCGGAATGCGGTGACTCGCCTGCCCGCACGGCCTGCATCGCCTACCCGCACGGCGTGGATCGCCTGCGCGGCATGGCCTGGATCACCCGTGTCCGGGGCTGCGAACCGGACGCTCGGCGCTATGCTGGACATGTTTTTGTACTGACCAGTCAGTTCAACGGCGGCGGGATGTGGATGAAGATCGTCGAGGCGCACGGGCTGGGTCTGCGTACCCGCCGGGGTTGGGTGTTCCGGGACGTCGACCTGACCGTCGAGGCGGGTGAGCTGCACGCGGTCACCGGGCCGCCCGGCAGCGGCCGAACCTCCCTGCTGCTCGCCCTCGCCGGTCGCTTCCCGCACAACGCCGGCACCCTGCGCACCCACGGCCCGGCCGCGCTCGGGCAGGTCGCCGGGGTGCACGAGCCGGATCCCGCGCTCACCGTCGCCGAGCACATCCAGGAGCGCCTGCTGCTGCTCGGGCCGGTGCCGCGCCGACGCCGGCGGCTGGTGCCCGTCGCCGCGGTGCGCGCCCGTCGCGCCTACCGGCGGGACGCCCTGGCCACCGCCCTGTCCGGGGCGGGGTTCACCGGCGACGTGCCGTTGGACCCGGACGTGCCCGGCCGTGACCTGACCCCGGTGCAGCGGCAGGTCCTCGGCCTGGTGCTGGCCACCCTGAGCGGGCCGAGCCTGATCGTCGCCGACGACGTCGACGCCGGCTCGGACGCCCCCGAGCGGGCCTGGCTCTGGGCGGCGCTGACCCGCCTCGCCGACCAGGGGTACGCCGTCGTCGCCAGCGCCCGCGCCGTCGAGCCGGGGACGCGGGCGCACGTGCACCGCCTCGGCGACCCCAGCCTGCCGGCCCGCCCCGACCTGACCCTCCCGCCGCCGCCCGCCACCGCCCCGGCGCCCCGGGCCGCGCCGCCGGTCGATCAGCCGAGCCGATCCACCGCTCTGGACGACCCACCCGCCGACCCCGCGGAGACCGAGACCGGCCCGTCCGCCGGACCGGCGAAAACCGAGATCGAACCGCCCGCCGCTCCGGCGCGCACCGAGACTGGCCCGTTTGTCGGTCCAGCGGTAACCGAGACCGGGCCGTCCGCCGCCCCGGCGGGAGCCGAGACCGGCCGGCCCGCCGGTGCGACGGCGATCGAGACCGGTCGGCCCGCCGCCCCGACGGTAGCCGAGACCGACCGGCCCGCCGGTCCGGCGGCGACCGAAACCGCCGACACAGCCGAGACCGCCGCCGGGACCGCCGGTACCGCCCGGACTGCCGCCGGTACCGCCCGGACTGCCGCCGGTACTGCCCAGACCACCGACACCGAGGTGATCCGATGAGCGTCTTCCGCCTCGCCCGGTTCGAGCTGCGCCGGATGACCCGGGGCCGGCTGCCCCGCGCCGCGCTGGCCGTGCTCACCGTCATCCCGCTGCTCTACGGCGCGCTCTACCTCTACGCGTTCTGGGACCCGTACGGGCACATGGACCGGATCCCGGTGGCGCTGGTCAACGCCGACCGGCCCGCCACCACCGGCGACGGCGAGGTGGTGCACGCCGGGCAGGACCTCACCGAGGAACTGCTCGACCGGAAGGTCTTCGGCTGGACGGTGACCGACGCCGAGGACGCCACCGCCGGCCTGCGTGCCGGCCGCTACCACCTGGTCTTCTCCATCCCGGCGGACTTCTCGGCCACCCTCGTGGCCGCCCCCGAGCCGGACCAGCCGGCCCGGCGCGGCGAACTGCGGGTGGTCAACGACGACGCCACCAACTACCTGTCCGGCCTGCTCGCCCGCTCGGCGTTCAGCGAGATCCGGGCCGCCGCCGCGCAGAGCACCGCCGCCGGTTACTTCGACCGGATGCTGGTCGGCTTCAGCGACATGAAGGCCGAGACCGGCCGGGCCGCCGACGGGGCCGGGCAGCTCGCCGACGGGCTGACCACGTCGCAGGACGGCGCCGACAAGCTCGCCGAGGGCCTCGACGACGCCGAGGCCGGCGCCGGGCGGCTGGCCGGCGGGCTGCGCCAGAGCGCCCAGGGCGCCGACAAGCTCGCCGAGGGCGTCGGCCGGCTGCGCACCGGGGCGACCCAGTTGGCCGACGGCAGCGCCCGGGTCGCCACCCAGACCAGGGCCGCCGCCGACCGGGTGAACGCCGCCGTCGGCACGGTCGACTCCGTCACCGGCCGGGTCGAACCGGTCCTGCGGGAGAACGCCGAGACCATCGCGAAGGCGGCCACCACCGTCGCCGAGGGGGCGGACGCGCTGGCGAAGGGGATCGACGCGCTGCCCCGGCAGGCCGACGACGCCCTCGCCCAGGCCCGCACCGTGCGCGCCCGGCTCGACGCGCTCGTCGCGGAGCACCCCGAGCTGGCCGACGACCCGAACATCGTGGCGGCCCGGGCGGCCGCCACCCGGCTCGTCGCCACCGCCGAGGACATGGTCGCCACCCTCGACCGGCTCGACCTGGCCACGCTGAAGAAGGACCTGCGGCAGGTCGCCGCCAGCGCGCGGAAGGTGGCCGCCACCGCGCCGCGCCTCGCCGACGACGTCGCCGGCGTACGCGGCAAGGTGCACCAGCTCGCCGACGGCCTCGGCCAGCTCGCGGACGCCACCGACAAGGTCGCCAAGGGCAACGCCGAGCTGCGTGACGGCCTCGGCGGGGCCGCCACCGGGGCCGGCGAGCTGCGCGGCGGGCTGGTCAAGCTCTCCACCGGCGCGCGCCAGCTCGACGGCGGCCTGACCCAGCTCGGCGGCGGCAGCGACAGCCTGGCCGCCGGGCTGACCACGTTGGAGGGCGGCGCCGGCCGGCTCGCCGACGGGCTGCTCGCCGGGGAGCGGAAGATCCCCGGGTACGACGACGCGGCCGGCCGCGCCGACGTCCTCGGCGACCCGGTCTCGCTGGACCGGCGCAGCGAGCACGCCGCCGCCTCGTACGGGGTCGGCTTCGCCCCGTACTTCCTCGGGCTGGCGCTCTGGGTCGGCGCGATGATCACGTACCTGCTGCTGCGGCCGGTCAACCGGCGGCACGTGATGTCCGACGCGCCCGCCTGGCGGGTGGCGCTCGCCGGCTGGCTGCCCGCCGCGGCCATCGGGCTGGCCCAGGCCGGGGTGCTCTTCACCGTGGTCACCGTGGTGCTCGACCTCGGCCCGGCCCACCCGGGCGCCACCCTCGGGCTGCTGGCGCTGACCTCGCTCGCGTTCACCGCGATCATGCAGTGGCTCGGCGCCGCGCTCGGCCCGGCCGGCCGGCTGGCCTCGCTCGCCCTGCTGATGCTCCAGCTCACCTCCTCCGGCGGCACCTATC
This genomic interval from Micromonospora coxensis contains the following:
- a CDS encoding YhgE/Pip domain-containing protein — protein: MSVFRLARFELRRMTRGRLPRAALAVLTVIPLLYGALYLYAFWDPYGHMDRIPVALVNADRPATTGDGEVVHAGQDLTEELLDRKVFGWTVTDAEDATAGLRAGRYHLVFSIPADFSATLVAAPEPDQPARRGELRVVNDDATNYLSGLLARSAFSEIRAAAAQSTAAGYFDRMLVGFSDMKAETGRAADGAGQLADGLTTSQDGADKLAEGLDDAEAGAGRLAGGLRQSAQGADKLAEGVGRLRTGATQLADGSARVATQTRAAADRVNAAVGTVDSVTGRVEPVLRENAETIAKAATTVAEGADALAKGIDALPRQADDALAQARTVRARLDALVAEHPELADDPNIVAARAAATRLVATAEDMVATLDRLDLATLKKDLRQVAASARKVAATAPRLADDVAGVRGKVHQLADGLGQLADATDKVAKGNAELRDGLGGAATGAGELRGGLVKLSTGARQLDGGLTQLGGGSDSLAAGLTTLEGGAGRLADGLLAGERKIPGYDDAAGRADVLGDPVSLDRRSEHAAASYGVGFAPYFLGLALWVGAMITYLLLRPVNRRHVMSDAPAWRVALAGWLPAAAIGLAQAGVLFTVVTVVLDLGPAHPGATLGLLALTSLAFTAIMQWLGAALGPAGRLASLALLMLQLTSSGGTYPVETSPGFFRAIHPYLPMTYVVQGLRHTVNGGSTTTVVTAAVLLAAFGAAALLLTVGAARRARRLTPARLHPELTM